The DNA window gaaggagaggtatcgcaggtcctcccttcctgctgctgtcagagtttACAACCAACACTGCTCCCAGTAGCCTATACACCCTGTACCCTGCACTatgcagtatgtctgcacaaggtcacttctgtttttgcactatctggtcaatttacttaacacccatatttacTCCAtgtttattatctgtatttaaaatatatgtttaaaaaaatgctgttaattttgcattacatcatgtaaatatgtctatttctttcctttttaattttattgcttatttttactattgttcctgtttttgtaatattctgtcactgctgtgacaaacaaatttccccgtctgcgggacattaaaggatttttgattctgattctaacaGGCGGACTGGTGATCTGTCAAAGCAAGTCTATGATCTCAACATGAGTCTGGAAATGACTCAAAAGGAAATTGGAGATTTTAAAATCTCATGTAAACTTTGGTCCAAGAACTGTAGCAAAACCAGGACAGACTTGGACACAATCTGCAAAAGCATGATTTCAGTCTCAGACAAGACAATATCTGGAGGGCCAGTCAACATGCCAAAATATTGTTGTAAATGGCGTTAAAGAGTCTGGGAATGAAAAAGTGCCTGAATCTGAgtaaaaggtgagaaaagtaCTCAGTGAAAAACTGCAACTGGATCATCTGAGAATCGAGCTGGATTGGGCTCATAGGACTGGgaagacaatgacatcatcagaaaaGCGTGTGGTCAGATTTCCGCGGCTGAAGGACAGACTTGCTGTTCTGGATAAGCTAAAAACTTGAAGTGCTCTGGCATCTTCATTAATGAAGACTTCCCTGAAGCCGTCCAGCAAAGAAGGAAAGAACTACTCCCAGCAATGAAGGCAGCTCGAGAGAGAGGTGACATTGCATATTTGAGACGTGACAAACTTGTTGTCCATCCACCACCTGAAACTCACCACAACAAAGGAAAGCCAATACTCAGAGTTTGCTCATTAGTGTCCACCATTAGAcattttattcagtattttgaTTACTTAACTATACACCTACAGCACATTATTCCTTACACACACTATGGACCACaacaaacctgaaaaaaaatctaattggGCCCTTGTATAGGCCAGTTAAAAACTGTGCTGTTCTAtataaaactatgcattttaatgatatttttgaaatgattaattaattaccaTATTagtgaaaagaaatacaaagatcTTCAACCAGTTACAGTTCCgtggttactgctcactgtctcccttgtcGTCCTGCATGCAGctctaatttatctccacagctgcagactcacagctggtggctttggatttggagtgaaaaaatacatatatgaggctTTATGGTTATTGtgatttaatcttctgatttccagaaaatctaaacatttctctgattgtactgagagttgtattgagtcacagtctgcatgcagcaggaatgttctcctctgttcctcctgcacagcaggaaggtgagagtcccagactactgaccaaacactctgttgTAGTGATAGCTGAATTATATTATACACATACACTTACTCTTTTTTTTGGAACtgtttttaacaaatgaaaattattttgacataaatatggattataggctatttttattttgtaggagctgacagacagctgctgatgctgctgctgctgctgctgatgatgcacTTGACGTATCTGTTCgactgacatgtttattttaattaaactctGCCTCATTGATCACCATGATCTTAAAGTTGGAATTATTCTCCACCTCAGATCTTGGCTTTCttttaaccctctgaaaatgatggTGGATCATCTGGCATTAACTTAACTGTCTTCTGAAGGctcagtttttaagatttatttaagCCATAAGCATCATAGCATCGAGCAAGCATCAAATCTTGAAATTAGAATGAATCCACTGAAatcaaacatgtcatgctaGCTTACAGGGAAAGGAGCTAAATATTGCTCTAaattttaactgtttttacTGAGAGGCCCGCGACCTCGATATGAAatgattacattattattatcattattattattattattattgttattattaaacaGTAAGAAGTatcgacacaacatgaaactttgctggtagcatcaccagggtctctacacatgaacaccagcattgagaacattgtttgtgtacatagtttactaaaaagaaagtttctgaacaactcacctgtatttttttttaaattgtgcaaaataaatcaaactaaaactAAGATTGGGTTGAAGTAATGCACAATATTTATATGAtggaaatgtttactttttcaCTCAGATTAGAATCTGGTAAATTAAAAAATTTCTGGAAAAACTGGATTGACTTTGTTGAGTAATAATGTTGTATCATAAATCCCTTGGTTCTCTTTACTTTAAATTGTTCATTTGTTCGTATGATTATAAGTTTTTCGATGTTCTCCATTAAGAGAAAGGGGCTCTGTAAGAAGGGAATGGAAATGAGAGagaactggaaaaaaagacaacaaacccTGTCTTTGTGGATGACTATAAATGAGATCatgtatgttcagtgtttacatCTCCTGTATGGAGTCTAGAAAACACTATACGGGATGTTATTTGTGgaaggatacacacacacacacacacacacacacacacacacacacacacagatgatagATGTATATAGATGTTTTGGTATATAGGGTTGTTGACACTGTGCGACTGATTTCACTGTTGATCATAGTGTTGATCTGTGATACGTTAAATGAATTGATCCCAAACTGAACCAGAATCTGAGAcgaacattaaaaacaaccagGATCCATATCGATGTATCCAGGCAGGTCATGGAACACACTACAGTACCAAACATCTGTCAACGGCAGTATAGTCActaaaagtgtttgtgtgtctgttacaGCATAAAACTCATgaaatcagaaaagaaaaaggaaaccaaCAGACAGTTTATCCTTTCGTCTTCACTGACATCATGGGTCTGGAGGAAGGGTCTGGCTCTGGAGTTCGTCCTGATGACATCAAACTGGCCTTGAATGGACACGTGAGAGACGGTTACACGGTACAACATCACATTAATACACTTTTTTACACTATCAGCATTATCAAATACATTGTGATAGAAACACACCGTTACCTGGATTGTTCAAATGTTATTAACTGAAATCTTAAGAAAATGTGTTGGAATGAACAAATATGATTTGAACTGCTGCACCACTTGGAGGTTAATGACACTTTTCATAGCAGCATTGTCGATAGCCTTCTCAggcaaaatgtgacaaaatctgCTTAATCTTGAACAATCGATGTTGGTGATGTAGAAAGTTGTGTCATACAGTTTGTAGCATGACCTCATAATTTATTAtgattctgattgataacagctCATGATGTTTCTGGGCCCAAACTGGGCTTGTTTGATAAACCCATTAGCTATAAACTCTGCAATGGGAGAGTccacagagaggctgctgtCACTCTGGATTATAACATTAATATCAGAGCACATGCACACCTTTATATCAATCAGTTCATAAAATGATGCTGTTAACCTGTCAAAATAACAAGGCTGCAGATTTTTGGTCTTATTTTCCAGTTGTGTCTCATATTGTATTTCACCAGATTAAGAACCCAATTAATAGTTTAGCAATAAGAAAACTGgagcaaaacaatgaaaatttGAATTGATATGTACTCTTTCGGGCCCCGCAAACTATGCCGCCTCCCCTTCATATCAAAGCTGTGTCAACAACTTCATTAAGGTGGAGCTAGCTTTATCTTCTGGTCATggaaagataaaaacataataaagacTTACAGAACAGCCGTCAGATAAACTTGTGGTCTCTAACAGTAACGTTAAGTTTATGTGCTTGTAGTAAAACCCGGCTGTCTGTGTTGTTAACCGAGCTGGACAGTacatcacctctctctctctctgtctctgttttattcaCCAGCCACTTCCAGCACTGTTCTttgactgaaaaacacaagactgAAGTATaacttgtgttatttattatatttgatAAATACCAACAGGCAGCAATGTTAATGAACCTCAGCATTGCACATATACAAGCGTTCACATGCACGCTCACAAAATGACACTTGCGTTTTCCAGCAGCAACCTCAAACACAGACCAGACTATATACTGTTAAGTTAAGATGGCACTCACAGGCGCtcatcatttcaaaacaagacaatgattATGTGCTGTCTTAGTTCActgtgtccttttttaaaaaaaacaaaacaaaacatctgtttattgatttttcagtGACATAACAAAATCAAGAGATGACAATCGAGAGTCAAAACAGTGTCAAGTataacaagaagaagaataaaataaaataaaatgaaaacagataagGGGTAAATAAtagtgaataaatgaataaatacacacatattcacacacacacacacacacacacacacacacacacacacacacacacacacacacacacacacacacacaaaaacaccccaacaacagaaacacaaaacaaaacaacaacacagaatgGTCACCTACTCGAGTGAGATGGGTACGATGTAGGATTTTGAACTGGGTCAGACCGTGTCTAGCACAAATAGATGAGGAGTAAACCCTACGCAAAATGGCATCCCACAGCTTGTCCGAGATCTCCTTCCCTAGATCCTCCTCCCATTGGGTTTTAATTTTATGCAGCGGGGTTAGCTGCCAAGAATAAACAAGATTATATAGACGTGAAATAGCCCCCTTAATGGTAGGAAATGGGATTAAAAAGGAGTCAATTAGAGAGGCCTCTGGGATACTTGGGAAACTGGGGCTAAGATTGCGGATGAAACTATGAACTTGGAGATATCTAAAAAAATGTTGCCTAGGCAAATGGAATTTCTCAGAGAGTTGCTGGAAGGATGCAAATGTACCAGCAATATACAAGTCCCTAAATGCTTTGATGCCATAGTCAGACCACAAAGAAAAGCCCCATCAATCAAGGAAGGATGAAAAACAGGGTTAGCTGATAAAGGTGCTAGGAAAGAGAAGGTCTGTATACCAAAAAAGCGTCGGAATTGCTTCCAAATTTTAAAAGTGGATTTAACTAAGATATTATTGCAAAAAGTGGAAAGAGAAAAGCTAGGAGGAGCGTGGATGAGAGCAGTCAATGAAGCAGGTTTATCTGAAAACTGTCAcgctcagacaaggagagaggactcagatgcagaatgattGATGtaaagacaggttttattttactgatctGTAAGTCTTTAGTATGAATGACAAATCAATGGCTATTAAATTTCTATGGAGACAGACAAGATGTAcaagacaaataacacataaaacggaaaacgctcccgaaggagggATCTATACTATTCTTAAATTCAAGACTATAAAacttaaatagaaaacaaaaactctccgaagaggtcagctcacaggctatgaaaaatatctacACTGAGTAataaaaggtacaacaaaaagtgCTCCACACGGAGGGAAACAAACAGCTATCAAAAtcctaaactgaaaatcaaaactctaaccacaaactttagaaacaaaagatcaaacaaccaaagagaacaaattcagaaaataaaatttGGCGATACTTAACTTGGGAATTACAATGCAAGACTGTGGATAAGGCTTCCGTACATGACTAACGACGAAATACTTCGgcaacgcagacaggggaagacaaagactttatacacatgaggaaggggaacacaggtgaaaacaatcaaggatcagggatgacgtcagaccggggacacaagaggaagggcaagtgacctgaaacgagaggagagttacttttcaaaataaaacatgaaattcacaggacaaaaaaaccAAGACAGGACAAACCTCACTGCGGTGTGACAAAAACATCTCCATACTCAGCCATGTAGGAGGAGCTGGTGCCCCCTCCAGAGAAATCCAAAGCTGAATTACTCTGAGGATGGAAGCCCAGTAATAAAACCTCAAGTTAGGAAGGGCCAAGCCCCCAAGGGTCTTAGGTCTCTGCAACAGCTCCTTTCGCAAACGAGAGACCTTCCTGTTCCATATAAACTCAGTGATTAATTTGTCtaatttgtaataaaaaaagactgaggAAGAAAGATAGGTATGCACTGGAAGAGATAAGACAATTTGGGGAGGATATTCATCTTAACCGAATTAACCCTGGCCACGAGGGAAAGAGACAACAGTGACCACCGCTGAAAGTCCTTCCGTATCTGATCTAACAAAGGGGCAAAATTATGATCAAACAAATCTTCAAATTAGTCTCTGATCTGGATACCAAGATATTTAAAGCCAAATGGAACAATTTTGAATGGGAAACCCTGAGCAGCATCTTGGGCAGCTTGATTTAAAGGAAACAGCTCACTTTTGTCCAAATTTAGTTTATAGCCTGAAATTTGACCAAATTAACAAAGAATGTCAAGAGCAGCTGGAACTGAAACAGAGAGATTGGACACATATAGTAATAAATCATCGGCATAGAGGGAAACCTTCTGTTCAAGATCATATCTTGTTATTCCAGTAATGCCTGGCTCTGAACGAAGTGCAATAGCCAGAGGTTCAATAGCAACAGCAAATAGAAGAGGACTCAGAGGGCAGCCCTGACGAGTGGAGCAGTGCAAAGGGAAATAATCTGAATGGGTGTCATTAGTTCTGACTGAAGCCACAGGGGATGAATAGAGCAACTTAATACAAGAAATGAACTCCTGGCCAAAACCAAATCTCTCCAAAGCGTAAAAAAGGTAATTCCACTCCACTCGATCAAAAGCCTTCCCCGCGTCTAATGAGATTACGGCTTCTGGCCCCAATGAAGTGCAATGATTATAAACAACATTAAGAAGTCGTCTGAGATTAAAGAACCATGTCTGTTCTGGACAAAACCTGTCTGATCAGGAGAGATTATCAAAGGCAAAACTGATTCCAGTCACAGAGCTAATAATTTTACAGAAGTTTTACATCTACAGATAAAAGACTAATTGGACGGTAACTTGAACAGGACAGAGGGTCCTTATTCTTTTTTAAGAGTAATGATATGGAGGCCTGATTTAGAGTCTGAGGTAATTTAGAAAGAGTAAGAGATTCATTAAACATTTCTATCAAAACTGGTGCCAATTTGTCAAAAAAGGTCCTGTAAACTCGGTCGGAAAACCATCTGGGCCTGGACATTTTCCAGACTGCATAGAAAATGTTGCCGTTTAAGGTCATCTATGGTGACTGGCACATCTAAACGCTTGGCAGTGTCAGCATCTACCCTAACCAACTCcagtgaggcaaaaaaaaactatccagGGCTGACAGATCAGGCCCAAACTCAGAAGTATGCAAAGAGgaataaaactgtttaaacagatcattatttttttaGGATTGGTTGTGATGCCAGAATGCGTATGAATTTGTGAGAatctgctgagaggaggaagccTGTCGAAGCTGATGGGCCAAAAGTTTGGTCACCTTATCCCCAGATTCATAATAACTATATTTAGCCTTAAATAAGAGCTCCTCAACCTCTTTAGTGGAAAGAACATCAAACTCAGCCTGAAGAGAGAGACGATCTTTATCACTGTGTCCTTTTAATGCGTCAGAGAGGCAGGACGTGTACAGAGCAACATCATAGGTGGTCACAGACTGCCAACCTGTTCTCTCtatgctgaccaatcagaggtcTGTAGGATTGGTCTCAACAGAAGGGTATAAGggtataaaaacacagatgctgcAAGTCGTCCGTGTTtgacattaaagggatagtttgtgctttttgaagtggggtcatataaagtacatatctatagttgatctgttcccCACAGTAATCACCGATCAccgcagcctcagtttggagaaacagagagccgctccagcccagatgctcagctttgtaatgcagtgaacggggtccagagaaaaagtgaaataaaccacctgaaacaaggctcaccttaaaaaatctataacagttcaagtgtattttgtatagagaaaattctCACCACTTTACATTGCCGTCAGACCGccttttcttttggcactacattttctcagccatagaacctccgtatccctacgctGAAACTCTAACCAAACAGGTGATCTGCAAGCGGCAAAATACAGTGCAAggcccagttgcgctaatgtgtagggatacagaggttctacgaaacccgaactatccctttaatatgTCTAAACTAAAACATATCCATGGACATTAGTAAGAATCCTACATCCTTCTCTCCTTTGGTGATTAATGACCACACTGTTGAGTTGGTGTAGCAGTTTAAGTACTGTTTGTATTCACGTGtcataattgtgttttacaTTGTCTTCCAGTTCAACCCTGTATCTTCACTGTCCAGTGGTAAATCAGACTACAACCCACAACCTTCTGCAGATGACAAAGTTCATATTCTGGTTTGTGTGCTTTCTGCTAACTCAGCAGAAATTAAGGCATCAGTTCTGCAGAAGATAAAAGACATCAGACAGGCAGCCCATGACCTGGGTAAGACTATGAATATAATATCTGTTCCACAGGAGGATGAGAGATTTAGTCAAACCTGTTCAGTCAACATTTAGGAAAATCTTCAATTTACTAGAATACTAACAGTTTAACAAACACTTGAGGTCACCTTCCATACACAGAATCTTAACTTCATGTCAACTCTGGGTCATTTGTCCAACTATGACAAGTTATTCAtaaaatgactgacagattCCAATACAACGATCAAGAGAAAgtatttataaaataaatgttcacatttgtatcAGGAGAAAAGATTTTCTACTTTATGACTTTGTTGTGTTGTAAACACTGTATTCAACATTCATCTGCTCATTCTTTCTTTAAGCTAGAAACTCTTTATCTTCTCATCTTTGATGCATTATGAGATTTATTTAAGTTGTCAGTCACATTCTGTCATGACTTTATGAAgttcatttcagtttaatttcatgtgttttctaggtttttgtgttgtttttgatcTTTGTCTGGagttttgtttccctcctgttttcttgtgtttccctccacacctgcactgcatctcattcattcatccttctctgtttctactgttttatccattcattacattttaaatttttcatTCAGGTCAGATTTAGCCTGACCTGTGGCTCCCTACTGCATGTCATCCCCCatctctgtcatcctgtctcCTGTCACCTCTTAGTGCTGTCgtatcaataaagccatgaaaaggccaaaaaaaaaaaaaaaaaaaaaaatcaagtcaaattaaaaaatcaagTTAGCCTTATCCTGTTAGCTCTGATTTGGGTTTGATGAGTCAGATTTAAATCTGATATCTGAAGTTTTGAGGTTGACTGAAGTCAGACTTTTGACTTGAAGTTgagcttttctgtctcttctgtctggaACAACTATGGAAGGTTTAGTTGTTTGAGTTTGTTGGATTTTATCAACAGAACTCAATGTGAAAGATGAGCTCAGTTgactgagtgtgtttctgtctgaagagATTCCCCAAATTGCGATAATGACCAAGATCGATGAAGCCTGTGGTGAAACTGAGGAGGACCTGAGGAATGTGTACAAGAGCAAACACCTGAAGAAGAAGGTGAGCGTCTCATTCAGTCTGGACACAACTCATGGAGTTTCACTTTATTAGTCCAAATATTGTCAAAGGATCCGTGAGCTCCAAACTTCATGTTGATTTATGAcctgaaatgtttctttaacaCTCAGATGAAAGACTTCAGTGCAGCAGTGGGGATCCCGATGAACTGCATCTTTCCTATCAAGAACTACAGTGAAGAAATCGACATCAATGATGATGTTGACAGTCTGATCCTGAGCACTCTGAGACGTATGATTGACATCAGAAATGACTCAACAAAAAATGCTCAGTAGGAGGCTGTACCTGAATCCACCTACATGTTTTATGGTAAGGGGAATTATCGACAAAAAAGGGCTGAATTGTAATGCAGTGGATAGAAGCACCAAAACTGGTATAGATACTCTTCAGGGTGTATCTCATCATTTCAGAGGGGGTGCCCAAATTTTCCAGTCCATTAAGGTCATTTTTAATGGGAAAATGCAAGATGGCCGCCAAAAAAGACCCAAGAGTAATATAATATTACTTGGCTTGGAAATTGTGCTTTATTctcccattttcttttttgcatgtGATGTATAAAGACCACTCTCAAATAACATGTGCAATGAATCCCATGAAAAATAATGTTACATTGCTTTTAAATGgctttaaagagaaaaacagtcaaaatgatAAGTCATCAAATGGCTCTCACCTGAGTGGgaatttatttgtaaaatataaacataaatgcTTTTACAAGAACTCATTTATAACTTGAAAGAGTAGCATATTGATAAAATGTTTGCGTGAGCAGAGATAACGCCTTACATtgggacattaatgatgataCCTAAGTTAAGGTACACCCCCCCAGATATGTAGATATGTTCTGCCTGAGGTGCACGGTATCGTCTTTGTAACAGATGATATGTAGTTAGCCATTTTGtattcctttccttttttaaggtttttttgcAGGGCTTTCAAACAGCTGCCAATTATATGGGcagccatttttattttcttcaaaagtgcatttcctgtttgcagtttttGGGAATCATTTTCCAGGGTGCTGTATGGTCACCCAAAGAGTATATATACCAAATATCATGCTTTTATGAGGTTGTTTTAGTGGGTTTTGAATTAGCTGCCAATTGTATGGATGATCATATTGATTTTCTTCAAAAACTTACTTCTTGttccaggatgtttgagggTCACTCAAAGCCTAAATATACCAAATTTCAAGTTTTTATGAGGTTGTTTTGATGGTTTTTGCCAATTGCATGggcagccattttgaatttcttcaaaaactcacttcctgtttgaaatTTTGTTGGGCTTTCTAGGATATCTCAAGATCACCCAGGGGACTTGCATACCAAATTTAATGCTTCTATCCACCGTGTAATCATATAATCCCCCCTACTATTATATGGTTGGAGTTCAAAGGAAACTGATTTATTATAACCTGGTTTTATCTGTATAGCTCAGCTTTGATGAGGTTGATTACAGCTTAGCTTCAATAGCTACATCAGCAATCCTGCTTTACATTCATGCACAAGTGACAATAACCTGATGACATCAGAATAGAACAACAGTCACCGTTAGTGCAGAATATACTTGCTGATTATCCTTGCATGCTTTTACGGAATCCACATTTTTAGTAATGGGACTTTCATTTCTGATGTAATTTTGGCATATTACTGAGAGCATAAACTAAAATATTTGGGCATTTTAGAGAAATGGTAAATGATCTATTAAGTAATAATGATGTGCTAATTGTATGTCACACTTGTAATTTGCTACTAAAAGGTAACACAGCATACTACTGGAAGAagttcaataaatcaaatgcttttgccttttttgtggCAGTTGTGAGAATTATTTCTGACAGGTGGATTCAGACAACAGGACCAAGAATCAAGAATCAACTAAGAGGCAAGAGTTTAATCACATACTAACCACCAGTTTATACTTTTTAGGAAAAATACCACTGGCTAATGTTCAAAGCTAACGGAGGTAGAAGTCAGTGTTGCTGCCTTGTAGAAACCCAATAAACTCCTCTGTACCAGACTTTGCACCTCTCCAGTGATCTTCTTTGAGCCTGTTTCTTAAGATGCATGCATACATCTCAGTCAATCTTAAgtcggatttctcatagttgaATTAAAACACCTATATAATTCAATTGATAGTTGCATTAGATTCGATTAGGATTTTGTGTTCAgcgcaggctcgagattttcTTCCTGGGGCTGTCAGCCAGAAGTAGACGGACGGCGGCGGCatctttcctccaaaatcacCACAAGCAAGAGCACCATTGTACATTCAGTTTGCTTAATTATCATGTGCACCATATATGatgtgtacaaagatgtagcttctcctcgctcttcgtacTCTATCTTTCTCAAATGTCGACgcagctggtgatgtaaagagggTACAGCAAAGAAATGGGTACAGCGTCACCTAGCGTACAGGGGGATGACATGCTTCAGCCAGTAATTGTCAtcggcatgtatactcggacaactgcagttgtctgatttATTAGCATAGTCGAACTctggctgtaatctgactaagatgtgcatgtaaacgtactgatTTAAGACTACTGGTGCTGAGCCAAGTACCATTTCCTGGTCCCTTTGGATTCGACACGTGAACTCGATACCTGACCACTCATTACACAATAAATGCGTTTGAAAATATGCATTTCTATGAGAGAATCTATAACATTAATCCTCCTATTTGACAATTTCTGGTTTCAGGAGATTTtgctcataaaaacataaaatctgactgttaacatcacacacattcacaaagaCATATCTTAACC is part of the Acanthopagrus latus isolate v.2019 chromosome 9, fAcaLat1.1, whole genome shotgun sequence genome and encodes:
- the LOC119025281 gene encoding interferon-induced protein 44-like, with protein sequence MGGLFSRPESTPQPPSPTFSKPWRNINWGNKGVDLQYVKEYQTEKDDVKLVRILLYGPVGAGKSSFVNSVSSVLRGKISLPAAANNSAESDKSYTKKHKTHEIRKEKGNQQTVYPFVFTDIMGLEEGSGSGVRPDDIKLALNGHVRDGYTFNPVSSLSSGKSDYNPQPSADDKVHILVCVLSANSAEIKASVLQKIKDIRQAAHDLEIPQIAIMTKIDEACGETEEDLRNVYKSKHLKKKMKDFSAAVGIPMNCIFPIKNYSEEIDINDDVDSLILSTLRRMIDIRNDSTKNAQ